The Austwickia sp. genome includes a region encoding these proteins:
- a CDS encoding DUF4276 family protein — protein sequence MRYVALALACEGPTDARFLAEVLRRTVEELLLQGVEEAIDVGAVIPVYLDRTGRLGNQPASVIQRFARGEVFADVLFVHADGAGDPDRPRRTIVDSIAVGVAGPTPGMAVVGAIPVRETEAWMLADTAAVEAVLGLSPGSVTISQPPRRVHTIPDPKAELATIVRGAPSGRRRRRSANPLGVIYEPLGATVDLAALRETPSFQDVEAQIRVALQRKGFL from the coding sequence GTGAGATATGTCGCGCTCGCACTGGCCTGTGAAGGACCGACAGACGCGCGGTTTCTCGCTGAGGTGCTGCGGCGAACCGTCGAGGAATTGCTGCTCCAAGGTGTCGAAGAGGCGATCGACGTTGGTGCGGTGATCCCGGTCTACCTGGATCGGACGGGGCGACTGGGCAACCAGCCAGCGAGTGTGATCCAGAGGTTCGCCCGCGGTGAGGTTTTTGCAGACGTCCTGTTCGTGCACGCTGACGGAGCCGGTGATCCCGACCGTCCGCGCCGGACCATCGTGGACTCGATCGCCGTGGGTGTGGCCGGGCCGACTCCGGGCATGGCTGTCGTAGGCGCCATCCCCGTGCGAGAAACGGAAGCCTGGATGTTGGCGGATACCGCCGCCGTGGAGGCGGTGTTGGGGCTGAGTCCGGGGAGCGTGACCATCTCTCAGCCGCCAAGGCGCGTGCATACGATTCCGGATCCGAAGGCCGAGCTGGCAACCATCGTTCGAGGTGCGCCATCTGGTCGTCGTCGGCGTCGGTCCGCGAACCCGTTGGGTGTCATCTACGAACCGCTGGGGGCGACGGTCGATCTCGCTGCCCTCCGGGAGACGCCCAGTTTTCAGGACGTCGAGGCGCAGATCCGCGTTGCCCTGCAGAGGAAGGGGTTCCTGTGA
- a CDS encoding AAA family ATPase: MLTRIEISGFKTFDAFELDMPPFLAVIGPNASGKSNFFDALQFLQRATQSSLTTAVQQARGDVGDLFRRRGDGTSVDVISMAVEVLLAPRVRDPWGTEVELTQTRLRYELTVEKRADDEGNVRLFVTHEEVVPLRRSHDRWRDSTKPSAEFIETFIKDGRRRQAFLETVGEGRGRAFQTRQDGVQGRARPAEAAEATVLSSMNSADFRHLYALREEIVNWRFLQLDPIALRLPGEKYDEERLTPSGSNLARVLHRIQAETTTPEQPKGRLADISTDLASLIDSVRGIEVRENEQTRRWEIVVHGVDDGRYLATVASDGTLRILALLAALYDPKYHGLVCFEEPENGVHPLRLRTLIRYLRDLTIDPGSADLDDAEGLTQVIVNSHSPVVLSALDDSQIAVMDSSTRIEPSPSGRVRSRVTRVRKVSRDAEATRGLDLHEITAPQEIHRYEAAALLEQAP; encoded by the coding sequence GTGCTCACCCGAATCGAGATCTCGGGCTTCAAGACATTCGACGCCTTCGAACTCGACATGCCGCCTTTTCTCGCGGTGATCGGCCCGAACGCCAGCGGGAAGTCCAACTTCTTCGACGCGCTGCAATTCCTCCAGCGGGCGACGCAGTCGAGCCTGACCACGGCAGTGCAACAGGCCCGGGGGGATGTCGGCGACCTGTTCCGACGCCGTGGCGACGGGACCTCGGTCGATGTCATCTCGATGGCCGTCGAGGTGCTGCTCGCGCCACGCGTCCGTGATCCTTGGGGAACCGAGGTGGAGCTGACACAGACGCGTTTGCGGTATGAGCTCACGGTCGAGAAGCGGGCGGATGACGAGGGCAATGTGCGCCTGTTCGTGACACACGAGGAGGTGGTGCCCCTCCGGAGGTCCCATGATCGCTGGCGTGACTCGACGAAGCCGAGCGCGGAGTTCATCGAGACGTTCATCAAAGACGGGCGGCGCCGGCAAGCCTTCCTGGAGACGGTCGGTGAGGGTCGCGGGAGGGCGTTCCAGACGCGACAGGACGGCGTCCAGGGCCGGGCGAGGCCCGCGGAGGCCGCCGAGGCCACGGTGTTGTCCTCCATGAATTCCGCCGACTTTCGGCACCTCTACGCCCTCCGTGAGGAGATCGTCAACTGGCGCTTCCTTCAGCTGGACCCGATCGCGCTGCGGCTGCCGGGGGAGAAGTACGACGAGGAGCGGTTGACGCCGAGCGGTTCCAACCTCGCCCGTGTGCTCCACCGCATCCAGGCTGAGACCACTACACCTGAGCAACCCAAGGGGCGACTGGCCGACATCTCGACGGACCTGGCGTCACTCATCGACAGCGTTCGGGGCATCGAGGTCCGGGAAAACGAGCAGACGCGACGGTGGGAGATCGTCGTCCACGGCGTAGATGACGGACGGTATCTCGCTACGGTCGCGAGCGACGGGACGTTGCGAATACTCGCCCTTCTCGCTGCCCTCTACGACCCGAAATACCACGGACTCGTTTGCTTTGAGGAGCCTGAGAACGGCGTCCACCCGCTCCGGCTGCGGACACTGATCCGCTATCTGCGCGACCTGACGATCGACCCTGGATCCGCCGATCTCGATGACGCCGAAGGCCTGACCCAGGTCATCGTCAACAGTCATTCACCGGTCGTGCTATCCGCGCTGGACGATAGTCAGATCGCGGTCATGGACTCGTCGACGCGGATCGAGCCGAGCCCGTCGGGTCGGGTCCGCAGTCGCGTCACCCGGGTCCGCAAGGTCTCCCGGGACGCGGAAGCCACCAGGGGTCTCGACCTCCATGAGATCACTGCACCGCAGGAGATCCACCGATACGAAGCGGCGGCGCTCCTGGAGCAGGCGCCGTGA
- the gatA gene encoding Asp-tRNA(Asn)/Glu-tRNA(Gln) amidotransferase subunit GatA: protein MTSPELTRLTAAQLADLLVSGEVTSVEVTRAHLDRMAEVDDAVHAYLHRNVDEALAAAAQADAARAAGEPLATLAGVPVAVKDVACTKGQPTTAGSRILEGWLPPYDATVVSRLRAARMPILGKTNMDEFAMGSSTEHSGYGPTANPWDLARVPGGSGGGSAAALAAFAAPVAVGSDTGGSIRQPAAFTGTVGAKPTYGGVSRYGVIALASSLDQIGPCGRTVLDTALLHEVLAGHDPRDSTSIDAPVPPVVAAARGADVSGLRIGVIRQLGGEGYQPGVRARFEEAVALLTGLGADVVEVDCPHLDYALGAYYLIMPSEASSNLARYDAMRYGVQVGPDGVAAPSAEQVTAASRGRGFGEEVKRRVILGTYALSSGYYDAYYGQAQKVRTLIAQDFAAAFERVDVLISPTTPTTAWERGAKTDDPLAMYLGDVATIPSNLAGLPGISVPIGLADEDAMPVGLQVLAPAMADDRLYAVAAAVERELVAAWGGPLLDRIPAIDAAAAPVITVERGN, encoded by the coding sequence GTGACCAGCCCCGAACTGACCCGGCTGACCGCTGCCCAGCTCGCCGACCTGCTCGTGTCCGGCGAGGTGACATCGGTGGAGGTGACCCGGGCCCACCTCGACCGGATGGCCGAGGTGGACGACGCCGTCCATGCCTACCTGCACCGCAACGTTGACGAGGCGCTGGCCGCGGCGGCACAGGCGGACGCGGCGCGGGCGGCCGGCGAGCCGCTGGCGACCCTGGCGGGGGTTCCCGTCGCGGTCAAGGACGTCGCGTGCACCAAAGGCCAACCGACGACGGCGGGATCGCGGATCCTGGAGGGCTGGCTGCCGCCGTACGACGCGACCGTGGTCAGCCGACTGCGCGCCGCCCGCATGCCGATCCTCGGCAAGACGAACATGGACGAGTTCGCGATGGGGTCCTCGACCGAGCACTCCGGCTACGGGCCCACCGCCAACCCGTGGGACCTGGCCCGGGTGCCCGGCGGCTCGGGGGGTGGGAGCGCGGCGGCGCTGGCGGCCTTCGCCGCGCCCGTCGCCGTCGGCTCCGACACCGGCGGCTCGATCCGCCAGCCGGCCGCGTTCACCGGCACCGTCGGGGCGAAGCCCACATACGGCGGCGTCTCCCGGTACGGCGTGATCGCGCTGGCCAGTTCGCTGGACCAGATCGGCCCCTGCGGACGGACGGTGCTCGACACGGCGCTGCTGCACGAGGTGCTCGCGGGGCACGACCCGAGGGACTCGACGAGCATCGACGCCCCCGTCCCGCCGGTGGTGGCGGCCGCCCGCGGCGCGGACGTGTCCGGTCTGCGCATCGGGGTGATCCGCCAGCTGGGCGGCGAGGGCTACCAGCCCGGAGTGCGCGCGCGCTTCGAGGAGGCGGTGGCGCTGCTGACCGGGCTCGGCGCGGACGTGGTCGAGGTCGACTGCCCGCACCTGGACTACGCCCTGGGCGCCTATTACCTGATCATGCCCAGCGAGGCGAGTAGCAACCTGGCCCGGTACGACGCCATGCGCTACGGCGTACAGGTCGGTCCGGACGGCGTCGCCGCCCCGAGCGCGGAACAGGTGACGGCGGCCTCCCGCGGGCGCGGGTTCGGCGAGGAGGTCAAGCGCCGCGTCATCCTCGGCACCTACGCCCTGTCCAGCGGCTACTACGACGCCTACTACGGGCAGGCCCAGAAGGTCCGCACCCTCATCGCGCAGGACTTCGCCGCCGCCTTCGAGCGCGTGGACGTGTTGATCAGCCCCACCACCCCCACCACGGCGTGGGAGCGGGGCGCCAAGACCGACGATCCGCTCGCCATGTACCTCGGCGACGTCGCCACGATCCCGTCCAATCTCGCCGGGCTGCCCGGCATCTCCGTGCCGATCGGGCTCGCCGACGAGGACGCGATGCCCGTCGGCCTGCAGGTGCTCGCCCCGGCCATGGCCGACGACCGGCTCTATGCGGTGGCCGCCGCAGTGGAACGCGAGCTGGTCGCCGCCTGGGGCGGCCCGCTGCTCGACCGCATCCCGGCGATCGACGCCGCGGCGGCGCCTGTCATCACGGTTGAACGGGGGAACTAG
- the gatC gene encoding Asp-tRNA(Asn)/Glu-tRNA(Gln) amidotransferase subunit GatC encodes MSTISREQVAHLAMLARIDLSEPELDAMAGELAVILEAFAKVGELADVDVPGMSHPLPLTDVYRADVPAPGLTQDEALAAAPEADEGRFAVPRILTEE; translated from the coding sequence ATGTCCACGATCTCCCGCGAACAGGTCGCGCACCTGGCGATGCTGGCCCGGATCGATCTGTCGGAGCCCGAGTTGGACGCGATGGCCGGCGAGCTGGCGGTGATCCTCGAGGCCTTCGCCAAGGTCGGCGAGCTCGCCGACGTCGACGTCCCCGGCATGTCCCACCCGCTGCCCCTGACGGATGTCTACCGCGCGGACGTCCCGGCCCCGGGGCTCACCCAGGACGAGGCCCTGGCCGCCGCGCCCGAGGCCGATGAGGGCCGATTCGCGGTGCCGCGCATCCTGACCGAGGAGTGA